One stretch of Danio rerio strain Tuebingen ecotype United States chromosome 6, GRCz12tu, whole genome shotgun sequence DNA includes these proteins:
- the LOC141386270 gene encoding uncharacterized protein: METPPRVCLADMGAIRGGPDRSVCFPRERSLPVVFFPDRGLSRHGCTGPQLTSGHAQVCVSPSEPARAVSVQGQGGRGTGSASCAPLAQPDLDIRALTPRDGPPLADPFERGPTLSGTGHHLAPSPRSLEPPRVVPRREEDLGNLPTAVVNTITQARAPSTRHAYALKWSLFTEWCVSRREDPQNCQISVVLSFLQEKLDSRLSPSTLKVYVAAISAYHSAVAGGTVGKHNLVIQFLRGARRINPSRPPLMPSWDLALVLTSLRSDPFEPLESVSLRFLSLKTALLVALASIKRVGDLEAFSVSDSCLEFGPDYSHVILRPRPGYVPKVSTTPFRDQVVNLQALPPEEADPALSLLCPVRALRIYVDRTQNFRSSEQFFVCYGGRQQGSAVSKQRLSHWIVDAISLAYSSRGQPCPPGVRAHSIRSVASSWARARGASLTDICRAAGWATPNTFARFYNLRVEPVSSRVLGNPLVIEETTR; the protein is encoded by the coding sequence atggagactccaccccgagtctgtttagctgatatgggcgcgattcggggaggcccagatcgatctgtttgcttcccccgagaacgctcactgccagttgtttttttccctgaccgagggctctctcggcacggatgcactggcccacagctgacctcggggcatgcgcaagtatgcgtttcccccagtgagcctgctcgcgcagtttctgtgcaaggtcagggaggacgaggaacaggttctgctagttgcgcccctttggcccaaccggacctggatatcagagctctcactcctcgcgacggccctcccctggcggatccctttgagagaggacctactctctcagggacagggcaccatctggcaccctcgccccgatctttggaacctccacgtgtggtccctagacgcgaggaagacttaggtaacctaccgactgcggtggttaataccatcactcaggctagagccccctccacaaggcacgcctacgccctgaagtggagtctattcactgaatggtgcgtctctcgcagagaagacccccaaaattgccagattagtgttgtgctctctttccttcaagagaagttggacagcaggctgtcgccctccactctcaaggtttacgtggccgccatctccgcttatcatagcgcggtagctggcggcaccgtgggaaagcataacctggtcatccagttccttaggggtgctaggcgaattaatccatctcgcccccctctcatgccctcttgggatctcgccctcgttctcacgagtctgcgatccgatccctttgagccactcgaatcagtatctctaagatttctgtccctgaagacagctctgctggttgcgttggcctccatcaagagggtcggggacctggaggcattttcggtcagtgactcgtgcctggaattcgggccggattactctcacgtcatcctgagaccccgccccggttatgtgcccaaggtttctaccaccccctttagagatcaggtagtgaacctgcaagcgctgcccccggaggaggcagacccagccctttctttactttgtccagttcgcgctctgcgcatttatgtggaccgtactcagaattttagatcatctgagcagttctttgtctgttatggcggtcggcagcagggaagtgccgtatcgaaacaaagattatcccactggattgtggatgccatttcactcgcttattcgagtcgaggtcagccgtgtcccccgggagtacgtgcacactccattcggagcgttgcatcctcttgggcgcgtgcacgcggcgcctctctaacagacatctgtagagctgcgggctgggcgacacccaacacatttgcaaggttttacaatctgcgagtggagccggtttcctcaagggtattaggtaaccctttggtgattgaggagacaactcggtag